The genomic interval AATTGCACCAGGATTGCCAACCACAGCAGGACAAAATGGGAGCGATGCTCTCGGCATCGCCACCAGGCCAGGATGGAAAAAAAATACAAAACAGCACAAAAGGAGAAGGCCAGCAGATTGTGCATGGTTGAATAGAAAGGCCGGGTGTGGGCAAAAAACATCCAGACGCGCCAGGCGATGGTCTTGCCCAACAGCACATATTCATGCTGCAACATGTAGATCAGGGTTGCAAACGGCCCCTGTTCACTGATCCGGATCAGTGCCTGATCCGGGTGCGGGTTCAGGCCAGGATAACCCCAGATATAATCACCCTGGATCATGTGTCTGGCAAATTTTTCATGCGTATCGGCATTGACCGTCACCAGCAACAGACCGATGAAAATTCCCAGCATGGACAAGGCCTGCCAGCGATAGGGAGATTTCAAATAAAGCGCCCAATGGATCACCACCGGCAGCAAAAAATATTTTCCTTCCGGTCGGGCTAAGCCTACCATCACGGCCATCAGCAGGGCAGGCACCACCCAACGCTGGTGGTTCTGTACCAGCAAGGCCAGACACAGCAGGGCGATCAAGGCACAGGTCGCCATGGCTTCGGGCAGGATGAAAAACACCCAGCGCTGGACATCGGGATTGAGCAGAAACACTCCCGTGGCCATCATCCCCACCGATTTATTGAATATTTCACGAGTGGCCAGGTAGATCAGGAGGGCCGTACCCAATGTCAGGAGACATTGCAGCAGGATCACAGCCAGCTCACCAAAACCACTGCCAAACACCAGGGCCAAAAAAGAGTTGTACAACAGATACATGGGTTGCTTTCCCTCCAGGGGCAACCCTTTCAGGAGGCGTTCGGCACCATCCACATAGCGCCCGGTATCCCCGCCGGTGCGAATCCCCAAAACAAGATAATGTCCCCCCATGGAAGCCAGCCAGACCCATGCAATCCAGCTCTGCTGCAAAAACGGGACAATACCTCTCCCGGGC from Magnetococcales bacterium carries:
- a CDS encoding glycosyltransferase family 39 protein, whose protein sequence is MNQQRAFQPGRGIVPFLQQSWIAWVWLASMGGHYLVLGIRTGGDTGRYVDGAERLLKGLPLEGKQPMYLLYNSFLALVFGSGFGELAVILLQCLLTLGTALLIYLATREIFNKSVGMMATGVFLLNPDVQRWVFFILPEAMATCALIALLCLALLVQNHQRWVVPALLMAVMVGLARPEGKYFLLPVVIHWALYLKSPYRWQALSMLGIFIGLLLVTVNADTHEKFARHMIQGDYIWGYPGLNPHPDQALIRISEQGPFATLIYMLQHEYVLLGKTIAWRVWMFFAHTRPFYSTMHNLLAFSFCAVLYFFSILAWWRCREHRSHFVLLWLAILVQLSMVALTFDDWDGRWLNRVMPVLTILAAAGSVGLLRRLFIFSKQRDACADP